In Shinella sp. XGS7, a single genomic region encodes these proteins:
- a CDS encoding PfkB family carbohydrate kinase: MSMRKELRPAPAGPVLILGEALVDEFAEGPVAGGAPFNVARSLAALGGAPRLASRLNPEDAAGRCVLQSLRRFGLDERGLQLDLAHATGRVSVLEDGPGQHRFVIHANAAWDFLDAAPLRALAEAEPPALVYFGSLAQRQSGSRAAIQALLDLAGERGWRRYLDLNLRPGSDQPELARACLARAEWLKVNEDELLQLLRWFAPQALAGLAVDGPAEALAAAVGTLMQGFAGLQRLVLTRGPLGYAAFAAPAQAQAAAGLLASGPARTLDHLVDTVGAGDAFSAMLLAALLRGHDWPQALSLANGMAAAMCGERGPVPAELDRFYAPWRAALEPAA, encoded by the coding sequence ATGTCCATGCGCAAGGAGCTGCGCCCGGCCCCGGCCGGGCCCGTGCTGATCCTGGGCGAGGCCCTGGTGGACGAGTTTGCCGAAGGCCCCGTGGCCGGTGGCGCGCCCTTCAATGTGGCGCGCTCGCTCGCGGCCCTGGGCGGCGCGCCCCGCCTGGCCAGCCGCCTCAACCCCGAGGACGCGGCCGGGCGCTGCGTGCTGCAGAGCCTGCGCCGCTTCGGCCTGGACGAGCGCGGCCTGCAGCTCGATCTCGCGCACGCCACCGGCCGCGTCAGCGTGCTGGAAGACGGCCCTGGTCAGCACCGCTTCGTGATCCACGCCAATGCGGCCTGGGACTTTCTGGACGCCGCCCCCCTGCGCGCCCTGGCCGAAGCCGAGCCGCCGGCCCTGGTCTATTTCGGCAGCCTGGCCCAGCGCCAGAGCGGCTCGCGCGCCGCCATCCAGGCCCTGCTGGACCTGGCCGGCGAGCGCGGCTGGCGCCGCTATCTGGACCTGAACCTGCGCCCCGGCAGCGACCAGCCCGAGCTGGCCCGCGCCTGCCTGGCCCGCGCCGAATGGCTCAAGGTGAATGAAGACGAGCTGCTGCAGCTGCTGCGCTGGTTCGCGCCCCAGGCCCTGGCGGGCCTGGCCGTGGACGGCCCGGCCGAGGCCCTGGCCGCAGCCGTGGGCACGCTGATGCAGGGCTTTGCCGGCCTGCAGCGCCTGGTGCTCACGCGCGGCCCGCTGGGCTATGCGGCCTTTGCGGCACCGGCGCAAGCCCAGGCTGCAGCCGGGCTGCTGGCCAGCGGCCCTGCCCGAACCCTGGACCATCTGGTGGACACCGTGGGCGCCGGAGACGCCTTCAGCGCCATGCTGCTGGCCGCCCTGCTGCGCGGCCACGACTGGCCGCAGGCCCTGAGCCTGGCCAATGGCATGGCCGCCGCCATGTGTGGCGAGCGCGGCCCCGTGCCCGCCGAACTGGATCGCTTCTACGCGCCCTGGCGCGCCGCCCTGGAGCCAGCCGCATGA
- a CDS encoding LacI family DNA-binding transcriptional regulator has translation MARRPETAQQAQQQAQRRLQMADIARLAGVSVSTVSRALNGSPLVNAETRERVAELARSLNYAINLGAQNLRLQKNRTVAVVVPYEAGSRQHISDPFFLSIVGAIADALTDLGMDMLLSRVDAEHLDQAAQVLDSGKAAGLLVIGQWRHHDQLNALAARRLPVVVWGAQLPQQLYCSVGGDNRLGGRLAAQHLLGLGRRRIAFLGDAALPEVLHRREGFWEALREAGLKPEPALELAAPFEVGAAQQQIQDFMRQHPELDAVLACSDLLALQAIQALRALDRRVPQDVAVTGYDDMPLAAYCDPPLSSVHQPVAEAGAELVRALLQLMDGHSVPPLTLPVHLVARASAPAR, from the coding sequence ATGGCCCGCCGCCCCGAGACCGCACAGCAGGCGCAACAGCAGGCGCAGCGGCGCCTGCAGATGGCCGACATCGCCCGCCTGGCGGGCGTGTCGGTCTCCACGGTCTCGCGGGCTCTGAACGGCAGCCCCCTGGTCAATGCCGAGACCCGTGAGCGCGTGGCCGAGTTGGCGCGCTCGCTGAACTACGCCATCAATCTGGGCGCGCAGAACCTGCGCCTGCAGAAGAACCGCACGGTGGCCGTGGTCGTACCCTATGAGGCCGGCTCGCGCCAGCACATCTCCGACCCCTTCTTCCTGTCCATCGTCGGCGCCATTGCCGATGCCCTGACCGATCTGGGCATGGACATGCTGCTCTCGCGCGTGGACGCCGAGCACCTGGACCAGGCCGCCCAGGTGCTGGACTCGGGCAAGGCCGCCGGCCTGCTGGTGATCGGCCAGTGGCGCCACCACGACCAGCTCAATGCCCTGGCCGCGCGCCGCCTGCCCGTGGTGGTCTGGGGCGCGCAGCTGCCCCAGCAGCTCTACTGCAGCGTGGGCGGTGACAACCGTCTGGGTGGCCGCCTCGCGGCCCAGCATCTGCTGGGCCTGGGCCGGCGCCGCATCGCCTTTCTGGGCGACGCCGCCCTGCCCGAGGTGCTGCACCGGCGCGAGGGCTTCTGGGAGGCCCTGCGCGAGGCCGGCCTCAAGCCCGAGCCCGCGCTGGAGCTGGCCGCGCCCTTCGAGGTGGGCGCCGCCCAGCAGCAGATCCAGGACTTCATGCGCCAGCATCCCGAGCTCGACGCCGTGCTGGCCTGCTCGGACCTGCTGGCCCTGCAGGCCATCCAGGCCCTGCGCGCCCTGGACCGGCGCGTGCCGCAGGACGTGGCCGTCACCGGCTACGACGATATGCCCCTGGCCGCCTACTGCGACCCGCCCCTGAGCAGCGTGCACCAGCCGGTGGCCGAGGCCGGGGCCGAGCTGGTGCGCGCCCTGCTGCAGCTGATGGACGGCCACAGCGTGCCGCCCCTGACCCTGCCCGTGCACCTGGTCGCACGCGCCAGCGCGCCGGCCCGCTGA
- a CDS encoding MFS transporter, translating into MSSPEALKPRLSLMQIVNMNVGFFGIQFSFGLQQSNMSPIYAYLGAEGKDLPLLWLAGPMTGLLVQPLVGAFSDRTLSRWGRRTPYFLIGAILCSLGLLLMPYSPTLWFAAGLLWILDAANNTTMEPYRAYVSDRLRREQHSLGFLTQSAFTGLAQTLAYLSPSLLVWLGMNKDAVGDNHIPQVTLAAFMIGALLSFSTVWWSVRRVPELPLSPAERAQIQAQPHGLGAALREIVQALREMPPTMRQLAWMSLFQWYGMMCYWIYIVPCLARTVFGTSDAQSAGFREASLLNGQIGGFYNFVAFLAAFAMVPVVRRLGPKRVHAACLLAAAVGLWALPTLRDPAWLFLPMLGLGLAWASIMGNPYVLLAGSIPPERAGVYMGIFNMFIVIPMLIQMLTLPLFYDSLLGGQPEQVIRLAGALLAAAAVAVLFVKSRPADAPSAIKTAP; encoded by the coding sequence ATGAGCAGCCCCGAAGCCCTGAAACCCAGGCTCAGCCTGATGCAGATCGTGAACATGAATGTCGGCTTCTTCGGCATCCAGTTCAGCTTCGGCCTGCAGCAAAGCAATATGAGCCCGATCTACGCCTACCTGGGCGCCGAGGGCAAGGACCTGCCCCTGCTCTGGCTGGCCGGGCCCATGACCGGCCTGCTGGTCCAGCCCCTGGTGGGCGCCTTCAGCGACCGCACGCTCAGCCGCTGGGGCCGGCGCACGCCCTACTTCCTGATCGGCGCCATCCTGTGCAGCCTGGGCCTGCTGCTGATGCCCTACAGCCCCACGCTGTGGTTCGCCGCCGGCCTGCTGTGGATCCTGGACGCGGCCAACAACACCACGATGGAGCCCTACCGCGCCTACGTCAGCGACCGCCTGCGCCGCGAGCAGCACTCGCTGGGCTTCCTGACCCAGAGCGCCTTCACCGGCCTGGCCCAGACCCTGGCCTATCTCTCGCCCAGCCTGCTGGTCTGGCTGGGCATGAACAAGGACGCGGTGGGCGACAACCACATCCCCCAGGTCACGCTGGCCGCCTTCATGATCGGCGCCCTGCTCTCCTTCAGCACGGTCTGGTGGAGCGTGCGCCGCGTGCCCGAGCTGCCCCTGAGCCCCGCGGAGCGGGCCCAGATCCAGGCCCAGCCGCACGGCCTGGGCGCGGCCCTGCGCGAGATCGTCCAGGCCCTGCGCGAGATGCCGCCCACCATGCGCCAGCTGGCATGGATGAGCCTGTTCCAGTGGTACGGGATGATGTGCTACTGGATCTACATCGTGCCCTGCCTGGCGCGCACCGTCTTCGGCACCAGCGATGCCCAGTCCGCCGGCTTTCGCGAGGCCAGCCTGCTCAACGGCCAGATCGGCGGCTTCTACAACTTCGTGGCCTTTCTCGCCGCCTTCGCCATGGTGCCCGTGGTGCGGCGCCTGGGCCCCAAGCGCGTGCATGCCGCCTGCCTGCTGGCCGCGGCCGTAGGGCTCTGGGCCCTCCCGACCCTGCGTGATCCGGCCTGGCTCTTCCTGCCCATGCTGGGCCTGGGCCTGGCCTGGGCCAGCATCATGGGCAACCCCTATGTGCTGCTGGCCGGCAGCATCCCGCCGGAGCGCGCGGGCGTCTACATGGGCATCTTCAATATGTTCATCGTGATCCCCATGCTGATCCAGATGCTCACCCTGCCCCTGTTCTACGACAGCCTGCTGGGCGGCCAGCCCGAGCAGGTGATCCGCCTGGCCGGCGCCCTGCTGGCCGCCGCGGCCGTGGCCGTGCTCTTCGTCAAGAGCCGCCCGGCCGATGCCCCCTCTGCCATCAAGACCGCCCCATGA
- a CDS encoding RNA methyltransferase: MQISEIQRRLAELGANPAHRDRVLRHWVQAIPLSQGRRALEHYLPLAVREALPALMAELAALARLRSQHPGEDGSARLLVDLADGQMVESVLLLRDGLCVSSQLGCAVGCSFCMTGRDGLLRQLTGGEIVAQVALARTLRPVKKVVFMGMGEPSHNLDNVLAAIELLGTVGNIGHKNLVFSTVGDPRAFERLGAGPVKPALALSLHTSKPALREALLPRAPRLTPAELVEAGERYARASGYPVQYQWTLLDGINDGEDELDGIVALLKGKYGVLNMIPYNSVPELPYVRPSWDKAREIARRLHQRGVLTKLRDSAGQDVDGGCGQLRARAEQGRRRGPGRQIPIQAAAADAGPKPQ, from the coding sequence ATGCAGATTTCCGAGATCCAGCGCCGCCTCGCCGAGCTGGGCGCCAATCCGGCTCACCGCGACCGCGTGCTGCGCCACTGGGTGCAGGCCATACCGCTGAGCCAGGGCCGGCGCGCGCTGGAGCATTACCTGCCCCTGGCCGTGCGCGAGGCCCTGCCCGCCCTGATGGCCGAGCTGGCCGCCCTGGCGCGCCTGCGCTCCCAGCATCCGGGCGAGGACGGCTCGGCCCGCCTGCTGGTGGACCTGGCGGACGGCCAGATGGTGGAGAGCGTGCTGCTGCTGCGCGACGGGCTGTGCGTCTCCAGCCAGCTGGGTTGCGCCGTGGGCTGCAGCTTCTGCATGACCGGGCGCGACGGCCTGCTGCGCCAGCTCACCGGCGGCGAGATCGTGGCCCAGGTGGCCCTGGCCCGCACGCTGCGGCCGGTGAAGAAGGTGGTCTTCATGGGCATGGGCGAGCCCTCGCACAACCTGGACAACGTGCTAGCCGCCATCGAGCTGCTGGGCACGGTGGGCAATATCGGGCACAAGAACCTGGTCTTCTCCACCGTGGGCGACCCGCGGGCCTTCGAGCGGCTGGGCGCGGGCCCGGTCAAGCCGGCCCTGGCCCTGTCCCTGCACACCAGCAAGCCCGCGCTGCGCGAAGCCCTGCTGCCGCGGGCGCCGCGGCTCACGCCGGCCGAGCTGGTGGAGGCCGGCGAGCGCTATGCCCGCGCCAGCGGCTACCCCGTGCAGTACCAATGGACCCTGCTGGACGGCATCAACGACGGTGAGGACGAGCTGGACGGCATCGTGGCCCTGCTCAAGGGCAAGTACGGGGTGCTGAACATGATTCCCTACAACAGCGTGCCCGAGCTGCCCTATGTGCGGCCCAGCTGGGACAAGGCCCGTGAGATCGCCCGCCGCCTGCACCAGCGCGGCGTGCTGACCAAGCTGCGCGACTCCGCCGGCCAGGATGTGGACGGCGGTTGCGGCCAGCTGCGGGCCCGCGCCGAGCAGGGCCGGCGCCGCGGTCCGGGCCGCCAGATCCCCATTCAGGCCGCGGCCGCGGACGCCGGGCCAAAGCCTCAGTAA
- a CDS encoding glutamine--tRNA ligase/YqeY domain fusion protein: MSNPAHDESLKPNNFLRAIIERDLEGQVQGQGLLQGERRFAGSPGDAAHHAAGPLDPAKIRTRFPPEPNGYLHIGHAKSICLNFGLARDYGGVCHLRFDDTNPEKEEQEYVDAIKEMVAWLGWDWEANGTSHLFYASNYFDFMYRAAEHLISAGLAYVDEQTPEQMRANRGDFSTPGTNSPFRDRSPEQHLARFREMRDGLHPDGAMVLRAKIDMASPNINLRDPTLYRIRRATHHNTGDQWCIYPMYTYAHPIEDALERITHSICTLEFEDQRPFYDWLLDKLAEGGLLARPLPHQYEFGRLNLSYVVTSKRKLRQLVEEGHVSGWDDPRMPTLVGMRRRGYTPESIRAMVDGSGTTKTNSWLDYSVLDGCLRADLEGKAARASVVLDPLKLKLTNYAEVFGSLEHREPLGAPAHPHLPELGQRVFSFGPELWIEREDFMEVPTKGYHRLYPGNKTRLKYGYVIECTGCEKDEAGNITAVLASVVPDTKSGTPGADAVKVKGVITWVGAHEAVAAEVRLYDRLFTVPQPGASEADFLSEINPSSCKTVQAWLEPSLAAVAAESRFQFERHGYFIADRKDHSAAKPVFNKITGLKDGWGAK, encoded by the coding sequence ATGTCCAACCCCGCCCACGACGAGAGCCTGAAACCCAACAACTTCCTGCGCGCCATCATCGAGCGCGATCTGGAGGGGCAGGTACAGGGCCAGGGCCTGCTGCAGGGAGAGCGCCGCTTTGCCGGCAGCCCGGGCGACGCCGCCCACCACGCCGCCGGTCCGCTGGACCCGGCCAAGATCCGCACCCGCTTCCCGCCCGAGCCCAATGGCTATCTGCACATCGGCCATGCCAAGAGCATCTGCCTGAACTTCGGCCTGGCGCGCGACTACGGCGGCGTCTGCCATCTGCGCTTCGACGACACCAACCCCGAGAAGGAAGAGCAGGAGTATGTGGACGCCATCAAGGAGATGGTGGCCTGGCTGGGCTGGGACTGGGAAGCCAACGGCACCTCCCACCTCTTCTACGCCAGCAACTACTTCGACTTCATGTACCGCGCGGCCGAGCACCTGATCTCGGCGGGCCTGGCCTATGTGGACGAGCAGACGCCCGAGCAGATGCGCGCCAACCGCGGCGACTTCAGCACGCCCGGCACCAACAGCCCCTTCCGTGATCGCTCGCCCGAGCAGCACCTGGCGCGCTTTCGCGAGATGCGCGACGGCCTGCACCCGGACGGCGCCATGGTGCTGCGCGCCAAGATCGATATGGCCTCGCCCAATATCAATCTGCGCGACCCCACCCTCTACCGCATCCGCCGCGCCACCCACCACAACACCGGCGACCAGTGGTGCATCTATCCGATGTACACCTATGCGCATCCCATCGAGGACGCGCTGGAGCGCATCACCCACTCGATCTGCACCCTGGAGTTCGAGGACCAGCGCCCCTTCTACGACTGGCTGCTGGACAAGCTGGCCGAGGGCGGCCTGCTGGCCCGCCCCCTGCCCCACCAGTACGAGTTCGGCCGCCTCAACCTCAGCTATGTGGTGACCAGCAAGCGCAAGCTGCGCCAGCTGGTGGAGGAAGGCCATGTGAGCGGCTGGGACGACCCGCGCATGCCCACCCTGGTCGGCATGCGTCGCCGCGGCTACACGCCCGAGAGCATCCGCGCCATGGTGGACGGCTCCGGCACCACCAAGACCAATAGCTGGCTGGACTACTCGGTGCTGGACGGTTGCCTGCGCGCCGATCTGGAGGGCAAGGCCGCACGCGCCAGCGTGGTGCTGGACCCGCTCAAGCTCAAGCTCACGAACTATGCCGAGGTCTTCGGCAGCCTGGAGCACCGCGAGCCCCTGGGCGCGCCGGCCCACCCGCACCTGCCCGAGCTGGGCCAGCGCGTCTTCAGCTTCGGCCCCGAGTTGTGGATCGAGCGCGAAGACTTCATGGAAGTGCCCACCAAGGGCTACCACCGCCTCTACCCCGGCAACAAGACGCGCCTGAAGTACGGCTACGTCATCGAGTGCACGGGCTGCGAGAAGGACGAGGCCGGCAACATCACGGCCGTGCTGGCCAGCGTGGTGCCCGACACCAAGAGCGGCACGCCCGGCGCGGATGCGGTCAAGGTCAAGGGCGTGATCACCTGGGTGGGCGCGCACGAGGCCGTGGCCGCCGAGGTGCGGCTCTACGACCGGCTCTTCACCGTGCCCCAGCCCGGTGCCAGCGAGGCCGACTTCCTCAGCGAGATCAACCCCAGCAGCTGCAAGACCGTGCAGGCCTGGCTGGAGCCCTCGCTGGCGGCGGTGGCGGCCGAGAGCCGCTTCCAGTTCGAGCGCCATGGCTACTTCATCGCCGACCGCAAGGACCACAGCGCCGCCAAGCCGGTGTTCAACAAGATCACCGGCCTGAAGGACGGCTGGGGCGCCAAGTAA
- a CDS encoding acetyl-CoA hydrolase/transferase family protein — protein sequence MAISRIQHEGLRQRLMSAEAAAALIPPGAHVGMSGFTGAGYPKAVPQALAARIAAAHAQGQGFRIGLWTGASTAPELDGALAKVNGVELRMPYQSDPTGRARINAGEMEYTDIHLSHVAQYVWFGFFGKLDVAVIEVAGILPDGRLIPSTSIGNNKTWLDQADKIILEVNGRMPEGLAGMHDIYYGTALPPDRQPIPMTRAEQRIGEPYLRCDPSKVIAVVETAQGDRNSKFAEPDAVSNAIAGHILEFLQHEVKRGRLSPRLLPLQSGVGNIANAVLAGLNAGPFEQLQAYTEVLQDGMLDMLASGKLAQASATALSLSPAAWDRFERDIDFYRDRIVLRPQEISNHPELIRRLGLIAMNAMIECDLYGNVNSTHVMGSSIMNGIGGSGDFARNAYLSIFMTPSTAKDGKISCLVPMASHVDHTEHDVQIIVTEQGLADLRGLSPKERATLLIERCAHPDYRDALRDYFERARRGAPGQHTPHLLDEAFAWHTRYLREGDMRVPRP from the coding sequence ATGGCGATCTCTCGTATCCAGCATGAAGGACTGCGCCAGCGCCTGATGTCCGCCGAGGCCGCCGCGGCCCTGATCCCCCCGGGCGCCCATGTGGGCATGAGCGGCTTCACCGGCGCCGGCTATCCCAAGGCCGTGCCCCAGGCCCTGGCCGCGCGCATTGCCGCCGCCCATGCCCAGGGCCAGGGTTTCCGCATCGGCCTGTGGACCGGCGCCTCCACCGCGCCCGAGCTGGACGGCGCCCTGGCCAAGGTCAATGGGGTGGAGCTGCGCATGCCCTACCAGTCCGACCCCACGGGCCGGGCGCGCATCAATGCCGGCGAGATGGAGTACACCGACATCCACCTCAGCCATGTGGCCCAGTACGTCTGGTTCGGCTTTTTCGGCAAGCTGGACGTGGCGGTGATCGAGGTGGCGGGCATCCTGCCCGACGGCCGCCTGATTCCGTCCACCTCCATCGGCAACAACAAGACCTGGCTGGACCAGGCGGACAAGATCATCCTCGAGGTCAACGGCCGCATGCCCGAGGGCCTGGCCGGCATGCACGACATCTACTACGGCACGGCCCTGCCGCCCGATCGCCAGCCCATCCCCATGACGCGGGCCGAGCAGCGCATCGGCGAGCCCTATCTGCGCTGCGATCCGTCCAAGGTGATCGCGGTGGTGGAAACCGCCCAGGGCGACCGCAACAGCAAGTTCGCCGAGCCCGATGCGGTGTCCAACGCGATTGCCGGCCACATCCTCGAGTTCCTGCAGCACGAGGTGAAGCGCGGCCGGCTCTCGCCGCGACTGCTGCCCCTGCAGTCGGGCGTGGGCAATATCGCCAATGCGGTGCTGGCCGGCCTGAACGCCGGCCCCTTCGAGCAGCTGCAAGCCTATACCGAGGTGCTGCAGGACGGCATGCTGGACATGCTGGCCAGCGGCAAGCTGGCCCAGGCCTCGGCCACCGCGCTCTCGCTTAGCCCCGCGGCCTGGGATCGCTTCGAGCGCGACATCGACTTCTACCGCGATCGCATCGTGCTGCGGCCCCAGGAGATCAGCAACCACCCCGAGCTGATCCGCCGCCTGGGTCTGATCGCGATGAACGCGATGATCGAGTGCGATCTCTACGGCAACGTCAACTCCACCCATGTGATGGGCTCCAGCATCATGAACGGCATCGGCGGCTCGGGCGACTTCGCCCGCAATGCCTATCTGTCCATCTTCATGACGCCCTCCACGGCCAAGGACGGCAAGATCTCCTGCCTGGTGCCCATGGCCTCGCATGTGGACCACACCGAGCACGATGTGCAGATCATCGTCACCGAGCAGGGCCTGGCCGATCTGCGCGGGCTCAGCCCCAAGGAGCGTGCCACCCTGCTGATCGAGCGCTGCGCCCACCCCGACTACCGGGATGCGCTGCGCGACTACTTCGAGCGCGCCCGCCGCGGCGCGCCGGGCCAGCACACGCCGCATCTGCTGGACGAGGCCTTTGCCTGGCACACGCGCTATCTGCGCGAGGGTGATATGCGGGTGCCGCGGCCATGA
- a CDS encoding TonB-dependent siderophore receptor, whose protein sequence is MQFRPSPLMLALALAFGAPFSQAQAQDTERGSQPALSSDSLKLDQVLLTGTSTKTTRMKQSLSVSAMDNEQIARSGATNAAELLRAVPGVRAESSGGEGNANITVRGVPLSAGGSRYVQLQEDGLPLLLFGDIAFGTADQFLRADGSVERLEVVRGGSASTLASNSPGGLVNFISRTGAEPGGSMSLTAGLDERLWRVDAAYGGKLGPDTSFHIAGFQRRGEGGRPTGETLERGGQIKANLTQKFDGGYLRLHLKALDDRTPSLMPVPVTVSQGQIQTLPGVDPRTAFFIGQNFGSDPFFNRGGATESTNPRDGLRVRSHAIGLEGAYQITPDLSVENRFRKASNSGRFMALFPADNGKNGTQSYFTGTLFNTSLDSLDNLFNDLKLSQRFKLAEGNATLVGGLFYGRQTVAQTWFWNQYNLSFKGNQLLDATGQPGTAPVSAGWDTWGGCCTRTFDVDYTQTSPYAALNWERGALSLDLSLRRDRQSAEGQTLAGDATARRWDPASLKRVDYKVTHTSYSAGANYALNKDLALFGRVSNGVAFSADRLLYGNPLDGSVPIAINEIDQTELGLKWRNAQGLSLFATFFDARTRESNYELTTRQFTANTYRARGLELEGAYAWGALRLNAGATWTHARIKEANDPSVVGKTPRRQARFTWQLAPSYSWGDLEFGASLIGSGKSYGDDANTITMKSYTVVNAFANYQINDKTQLSLSANNLFNTLAYTEIEGDGHAARALNGRTVRLALKREF, encoded by the coding sequence ATGCAATTTCGCCCCTCCCCGCTGATGCTCGCTCTGGCCCTGGCCTTCGGCGCCCCCTTCTCTCAGGCCCAAGCCCAGGACACCGAGCGCGGCAGCCAGCCCGCGCTCAGCAGCGACAGCCTCAAGCTCGACCAGGTGCTGCTCACCGGCACCTCCACCAAGACCACGCGCATGAAGCAGAGCCTCTCGGTCAGCGCGATGGACAACGAGCAGATCGCCCGCAGCGGCGCCACCAATGCGGCCGAGCTGCTGCGCGCCGTGCCCGGCGTGCGTGCCGAATCCTCCGGCGGCGAGGGCAATGCCAATATCACCGTGCGCGGCGTGCCCCTGTCGGCCGGCGGCTCGCGCTATGTGCAGCTCCAGGAAGACGGCCTGCCCCTGCTGCTCTTCGGGGACATCGCCTTCGGCACCGCCGACCAGTTCCTGCGCGCCGACGGCAGCGTGGAGCGCCTGGAAGTGGTGCGCGGCGGCTCAGCCTCCACCCTGGCCAGCAACTCGCCCGGCGGCCTGGTCAACTTCATCAGCCGCACCGGCGCCGAGCCCGGCGGCAGCATGAGCCTGACGGCCGGCCTGGACGAGCGCCTGTGGCGCGTAGACGCAGCCTATGGCGGCAAGCTGGGCCCCGACACCAGCTTCCACATTGCCGGCTTCCAGCGCCGCGGCGAGGGCGGTCGCCCCACCGGCGAGACCCTGGAGCGCGGCGGCCAGATCAAGGCCAATCTGACCCAGAAGTTCGACGGCGGCTATCTGCGCCTGCACCTCAAGGCCCTGGACGATCGCACGCCCTCGCTGATGCCCGTGCCCGTCACCGTGAGCCAGGGCCAGATCCAGACCCTGCCCGGCGTGGACCCGCGCACCGCCTTCTTCATCGGCCAGAACTTCGGCAGCGATCCCTTCTTCAACCGCGGTGGCGCGACCGAATCCACCAATCCCCGCGATGGCCTGCGCGTGCGCAGCCATGCCATCGGCCTGGAGGGCGCCTACCAGATCACGCCCGATCTGAGCGTGGAGAACCGCTTCCGCAAGGCCAGCAACAGTGGCCGCTTCATGGCCCTCTTCCCCGCCGACAACGGCAAGAACGGCACGCAGAGCTATTTCACCGGCACCCTGTTCAACACCTCGCTGGACAGCCTGGACAATCTCTTCAACGACCTCAAACTCAGCCAGCGCTTCAAGCTGGCCGAGGGCAACGCCACCCTGGTGGGCGGCCTCTTCTACGGCCGCCAGACCGTGGCCCAGACCTGGTTCTGGAACCAGTACAACCTCAGCTTCAAGGGCAATCAGTTGCTGGACGCCACGGGCCAGCCCGGCACGGCGCCCGTGAGCGCCGGCTGGGACACCTGGGGGGGCTGCTGCACGCGAACCTTCGATGTGGACTACACCCAGACCTCGCCCTACGCCGCCCTGAACTGGGAGCGGGGCGCCCTGAGCCTGGACCTGAGCCTGCGCCGAGACCGCCAGAGCGCCGAGGGCCAGACCCTGGCCGGCGACGCCACCGCCCGCCGCTGGGACCCGGCCAGCCTCAAGCGCGTGGACTACAAGGTGACCCACACCTCCTACTCGGCCGGCGCCAACTACGCGCTCAACAAGGATCTGGCCCTGTTCGGCCGCGTGAGCAATGGCGTGGCCTTCAGCGCCGACCGCCTTCTCTACGGCAATCCGCTGGACGGCTCGGTGCCCATCGCCATCAACGAGATCGACCAGACCGAGCTGGGCCTGAAGTGGCGCAATGCGCAGGGCCTGAGCCTCTTTGCCACCTTCTTCGATGCGCGCACCCGCGAGAGCAATTACGAGCTGACCACCCGCCAGTTCACCGCCAACACCTACCGCGCCCGCGGCCTGGAGCTGGAAGGCGCCTATGCCTGGGGTGCGCTGCGTCTCAACGCCGGCGCCACCTGGACCCATGCCCGCATCAAGGAAGCCAATGACCCCAGCGTGGTGGGCAAGACGCCGCGCCGCCAGGCCCGCTTCACCTGGCAGCTGGCGCCCAGCTACAGCTGGGGCGATCTGGAGTTCGGCGCCAGCCTGATCGGCTCGGGCAAGTCCTACGGCGATGATGCCAACACCATCACCATGAAGAGCTACACCGTGGTCAACGCCTTCGCCAACTACCAGATCAACGACAAGACCCAGCTCTCGCTCTCGGCCAACAACCTCTTCAACACCCTGGCCTATACCGAGATCGAGGGCGACGGCCACGCCGCCCGCGCCCTCAACGGCCGCACCGTGCGTCTGGCCCTCAAGCGCGAGTTCTGA